From a region of the Nitrospira sp. genome:
- a CDS encoding PDZ domain-containing protein, translating into MRNRYIAVMAGVIFSLLLSSPLRAADQQDQASPAPTEGAGVIGISLHLGADRVGDPATLYVGRVHQEGPAQKAGLKHGDELVSVDGVAVSGKTYEQVVKMIRGEAGTSVKLAVKREGTPQEISVTRIAGEKLMKSPGDHGAYKDKPHPQP; encoded by the coding sequence ATGCGGAACAGATACATTGCTGTCATGGCAGGTGTCATATTCAGTCTATTATTGAGCAGTCCGCTTCGGGCTGCAGATCAACAAGATCAGGCATCGCCTGCTCCTACAGAGGGAGCCGGTGTAATCGGTATTTCGCTCCACCTCGGGGCCGACCGTGTCGGCGACCCGGCAACGTTATATGTCGGCAGAGTGCATCAGGAGGGACCGGCCCAAAAAGCTGGGCTGAAGCACGGAGACGAGCTGGTGAGCGTGGACGGAGTCGCAGTCTCGGGAAAGACTTACGAGCAGGTGGTGAAGATGATTCGAGGTGAAGCGGGGACGAGTGTGAAATTGGCGGTGAAGCGGGAGGGAACTCCTCAGGAGATTTCAGTCACCCGAATCGCCGGTGAAAAATTGATGAAGAGCCCGGGGGATCACGGCGCTTACAAGGACAAGCCGCACCCCCAGCCGTAA